Within the Tursiops truncatus isolate mTurTru1 chromosome 12, mTurTru1.mat.Y, whole genome shotgun sequence genome, the region cgtgtgtgtgcgcgcgcgcttATGTTTCACGTAAGTTGAAAACTTGATTTCAAGTTGATTAATTTCCAGAGACTCAGATGAGAAATACCTGTTAAAGCGGAATGATAAGTTAATAGGTTGttaagaatcaaatgaaatagtATATATGGGAGCATTTTGAAAACCAGtttcgtttttttcttttaagaatatattgactaatatattgaatttttgtaatacataaaaatattttggtagtTGGAAAAATCAATGTAGAAAGTTGTACGTGATAATTTAGAAGAATGTAAAACAAGTAGCCAGGTTTTAAAAGGAGTAATTAGTAGAAGAATGTATGTAAGGGATATTCATCAAATGTAACGATGTGAGGGGTATTTACTTAAAGTAATCCTTGCTTATTGATTTAATCTGTAATCACCTTTGTATTTTGTGGTTCAAGTAAAAGTTTAAAAGGTAGCTTGGGCCCAGATTTGGAAAGATCGTTGTGCCCTTAAATACTGTCAAAGCATAACATGTTCCTTTTGAattgaaaacaactttttttctctctttcttttaaacagCAGTTCTGTGGTGTTCTTGGTCACACATTTATGGAGTTTCTGAAGGGCAGTGGAGATTACTGCCAGGCACAGCACGACCTCTATGCAGACAAGTGAACTGTAGAAATTCATTACTACTCCACCAAGAAGCCCCCATAAGAGTGGTGAACCTGGACACAGAAGTGTTGGATTGAAATCCACAGAGCATTTTTTACAAGAGTTCTGACCTGGATGGGGTAAACCTCAGTGCACTTCCTTTCTCTTGCCTCAGTATTACTGGATTGAAGAATTGCTGCTTCTTGTCAGGAGGTTCATTTCATTTCCCATTACTCCCAACTTCATACTCAAAAGCACTGAGAATTTCAAGTGGAGTATATTGAAGTAGACTCAGTTTCTTTGCATCATTTCTgtattcagtcttttaaattctttcataacCCTATTGAGTGTTTTTTAACTAAATTAACATGGCTCGAATGAACCGCCCAGCTCCTGTGGAAATCACTTACAAGAACATGAGATTTCTTATTACACACAATCCAACTAATGCGACCCTAAACAAATTTATAGAGGTAAGTTTTGATGCTTTTTAATGTCTTAAACTGATTGTAGTTTAATAGTGGAGCCTTTTatgtaacaaaataaaatgttttggaaattgTGAGGTGTTACGACTACAGTTCCAACTCTCAGAAGTACCAGTGTCTTTACGTTAGAGgtgaattattttatacattttgaggAGAACATGTACTTGAGTTAGTTTAGATTTATAAGTTAATATCTAGTTCTTCATGCCTCACAGTTTGCTTAATTTAAGTGTATATGTGGACAGTATAACAGTATGGCTCTTATCTTACTAGAAATTGGTTGGCGGGAGGCTCCGCTTGTGGGTTTTTCACATATTTGCTTATTAGCATAATGACAGATACTATAAACCAGGATTAGTTTATGTCTTGGCCCCCTTTTGATGCTTAGAATGTAATTATCAGCTACTGATCTACTAATTCTATTTCTGGAAGGATTGTAATGCTGAATAATTTATTTGGAtgcatacacattttattttataaatatctataGATAATCAGAAACAACAAATAGGCCTTCCAGATCATAGAAATACTTTTATCTTTGATTGTcgtctgtatattttttaaatgccagaattataattaataatgCACTATGAGTCTTAAAGCCTCTAGTCTTAAATGGTGCGGGGTTTTTACACCGCATTTTTGAGATTTTACTCTCTGAACATACTTTTAAGGCTCCAAACTATACACTGTGCACTGCAAATGAGCAAAAGTTTAGAGTTAATATCAGTCAAGTCAGATTGTTTGTAGTCATGAGTGATTCCTTTGGTCCTTTGTTCCTGAGTTGCTCTTTTGTTAGTGCTTTGTCTAGCCAAGGTTACCGTGACTATAAACGACTTCAGTATGTGAAGGgccatgggattttttttaatataaaatttattaaaaatatatgatgtTTAACAATTCCCTTTCCTTTTAATGCTATTTTAGTATTGTCACCTAAAACAAGGCTTGTGACAGTAAGACTTAACAAGACCATGTTAAACATACATGATTTTCTGTTAACCTGTTAGAGAGGTGATCAAAATGGCAAATGGTGAGCAAGAGTGACATGGTTATGAAGACTTCATGtgcttttttatatatgttttatccAGGAACTTAAGAAGTACGGAGTTACCACAGTAGTAAGAGTATGTGAAGCAACTTACGACACTAGTCTTGTGGAGAAAGAAGGCATCCATGTTCTCGTAAGTGTTTAATGGTTCCCATGTGTTCACAGTGCTGTGCTGCCAAAGTTTATTCATTCAGATAAACCACTGGCTTCAGAAAGCTTAATTGTTTAAGTTGTTGCAAAAGTATACACTGTCCTGAGGTCCAAATAAAGGTGAAAGCTGAGCAGAGGCTTGAAGCAATAAAAGATCTTTATAAAGACTCAGCAT harbors:
- the LOC141275974 gene encoding uncharacterized protein, yielding MIRPQSSMSRHIPQFCGVLGHTFMEFLKGSGDYCQAQHDLYADK